The genomic window agctcagttttagtacgttttccaacttttgccaagagggaactttagatattggtccctagattatgttcaccgagtttcacacagatcggtcaaacttcctaggaagaagTCGATTttaaaggcactgtatgtaagaatgtggccaaacgGTTACtacactcaaattcaaaatactgccgcgagtcgtgtccgcccccccctcccctacagattcgaggctgctggacagcggcacgctggagactgatttgtttgtccACGGGcacgtcgccgcgtccttgattttcggttttccagtggaccgttcgagcaagtccggcttctctgcttctcttctctgcggagctgaggagactgctaatgctatgtactgggacactgctaatgctgcttgccgtgctgctgtagctcagtcgtaactgtaactgatgctgagactctactgactgcgtgactggtagacggcagtgggtggcgcaacaggccaaaacacaaattcaaaacataagcATTACACTCAATGTCAGTTACTGCTGCACTGGTTAAAGGTCCAGTcaggggcgtagcaccaaattctgggccctgtgcataagcagtctctgattctgactcgaCTTGGATGCACATGTACTATATATAAAGCATACATAACAACAATGGCCCGACGCCACGCCCATCTCTTCTTGTGTTGACGTTACTTACATATCCTTACGCCTTAGGCTGCATGGAATAGTACCATCATACTGTATTACACTGCCTTTCCTCTGTTGGTCCATGTCTCCAGTGTTACAGTACTTTAGTATTTTTTGGGAGtatctgtactttacttgagtattttaatttctgtgaactttcacttttactccatcatttcctaaataaaatgtatacttTTACTCAATAAAATTTCCCCTACATTGTCATTACTTATGACAAAAtagggaagagaaggaggaaggaaggagagagggagggaaggaaaaaCTGGATCTGATCTTTGAATCCtttaaattgtgaaaaaaaaatgtttttcttcactTGTACACTCCACGTTCAAAGGTTTTAAGAAATGGACTTCATAATTCTCAAACTTCTAACTGCTTGCATTTTAATTAACAGCATTTACTTGTACGCTTACTTTCAATGCTTGAGTACATTTAATGTCATAAAACTACCTTTGATACTAAAATACAGTCAGACCCTCTGACCTCACCAAGCCCACACTCAATATAAGACCCATCAGAGGGCATTGCtgctaaataaaatacaaaacaatatcACATCCAACTATGTCATGCTTCTTACATTTTatgcttcagtattaataatcCTGTATTAACTCTGATCTGGACCATCTGAATAATACGAACATTTTAATAGGATAAGGATTATATTTTCACTTAACCTTATGTAAGATTTTGAAAACAGGACTAGTGCGAGCCACCATAAGAGCAaagatttagttttttttttttacaatgacaCAACTTGTATTTCAACTCgaattcatcaaaaatgtgaagtTGAGATGCAGAGACATACTTTGATCACCACAAAGATGAGGAAAAAACTAATTTATGCTTTgttaaaaattgtttttatttgattcCAGATTACACAGTTGGCATGTTTTTCAAGTTGACTTCCAAACAAGACCTTCACATACATTTAATTACTTCATGCCTTTGGATTTGGCAGAGTTCCAGATTTCATCACATTCTCTGTTCAACACCAGTTTGCCGTCATCGGTCAAGTGAAGACGGCACATGTTACAGTCAGATTTGGCAGAGTTTGTGTGCCACCTGGGTTCATCACACTTGTTGTACATGACCAGGTTGCAGTCAGCCTGCATGCACAGGCGCTGAGCGTCTGTCCCTTTGGTGTCAGACTCCCACACAGGCTTCCAGCCATAGATGACAAAGTTACCATCCTCCTGcaggcagaaaaaaagagacattttacTTAAATCAGAAAGTGCATTTCTAAAAACTTGCTCTTTTACTTTTGAATTTACTTTCAACACAGATGAATCATGCAT from Epinephelus lanceolatus isolate andai-2023 chromosome 20, ASM4190304v1, whole genome shotgun sequence includes these protein-coding regions:
- the LOC117264942 gene encoding B-type lectin plumieribetin-like, which codes for MSRNFLSRNDELRRGDYLISNNREFKAVFQEDGNFVIYGWKPVWESDTKGTDAQRLCMQADCNLVMYNKCDEPRWHTNSAKSDCNMCRLHLTDDGKLVLNRECDEIWNSAKSKGMK